A genomic window from Silene latifolia isolate original U9 population chromosome Y, ASM4854445v1, whole genome shotgun sequence includes:
- the LOC141629306 gene encoding uncharacterized protein LOC141629306: MVRHMFADEIVSKILAMPLSRSRSVDEAYWPHSSTGDYNVKSGYGVLFTSFMDLKGSVKDRTRVDEEGKSFIKRKLWKLPGSMMQKVLVWRIITNCLPVGSHFERRKIEVDTRCKLCTNEERMIPETMEHLFRDCEIAQRMWACTDLGIRDYQVNNMDIGKWIVHWMMGELPSESFLELMDTSGWKSRDKAGVGWVAFTETGVNFFEIRKAIKAESPMQVEALGIREVIYRARDKGHWHLEVSSDCLPIVAFFARIERAHHLTKDILEDIISLSALFHCVSFSYIPRSFNKLAHGLSCKAVLR; this comes from the exons ATGGTAAGACATATGTTTGCGGATGAAATTGTGAGTAAAATTCTGGCCATGCCCCTTTCTAGATCACGTAGTGTTGATGAGGCCTACTGGCCCCATAGTAGTACGGGTGATTATAAtgtgaagagtgggtatggtgtcCTCTTCACAAGTTTTATGGATTTAAAAGGCTCAGTGAAGGATAGAACAAGAGTTGATGAGGAAGGGAAGTCATTCATTAAAAGGAAGCTATGGAAATTACCGGGTTCGATGATGCAGAAGGTCCTTGTCTGGCGAATTATCACGAATTGCTTACCGGTGGGAAGTCACTTTGAAAGGAGGAAAATCGAAGTGGACACGAGGTGCAAACTCTGTACTAATGAGGAGAGGATGATCCCTGAAACCATGGAACATCTTTTTAGGGATTGTGAGATTGCACAGCGAATGTGGGCTTGCACGGACCTAGGTATCAGGGACTATCAGGTTAACAATATGGACATTGGAAAATGGATTGTTCATTGG ATGATGGGAGAGCTTCCATCCGAATCTTTTCTTGAACTTATGGACACAAGTG GATGGAAATCACGAGATAAAGCGGGGGTAGGATGGGTTGCCTTCACGGAAACTGGAGTCAATTTCTTTGAAATTAGGAAGGCAATCAAAGCTGAATCGCCAATGCAAGTGGAAGCCTTAGGTATCCGGGAAGTCATTTACCGGGCAAGAGATAAGGGCCACTGGCACTTGGAAGTCTCTTCGGACTGCCTACCTATTGTTGCGTTTTTTGCAAGGATCGAGCGAGCACACCACCTCACTAAGGACATCCTTGAGGATATCATCTCCCTTAGTGCTTTGTTTCATTGTGTATCCTTTAGTTATATTCCTAGGTCGTTTAACAAGTTAGCGCATGGTCTTTCTTGTAAGGCTGTGCTTAGATAG